ATCGCATTATCCTGCATTCTTTTAGAAAGTTCCTGATACTTCTTGTTAAGTTTATTCATAGCAACAGTATCCTGAGACTGATAAGCCTTCATCATTGCATCTTTGTTCTTCTTCTGGAAGTCCATCATTTCACGGCGCATCTTGTTTATGCTGGTGTAGTACTCATCAAGCTTATCATTGTTGAATGTACCGCTACGCTTTGTCTTGAAGATTGAATCTTTGTCAACATCAAGTTCTATCTCGCCGTTTTCAAGAATAATCTCTGTTTTGCCAACCATACCGTCAACATTTAAAACGTGTAGAGGGGTCGGTTACTGTACCTTTAAAAGTAAATTTACCATTTTCAACCTTTGCGGTATCAACAGGTACAAAGCCCATCATTCCGCCTTGTTTTTCCAGAATTACATTTTTACCGTCAAGTGACTTGTCAATTTTCCCTGTAATTTCAAACTCATTTTCTGCCAGCTTGTTACATGATACTATCATGCCTGCTACAGCAAAAAATAAAATGTACTTTTTCATTTATTTTTCTGTATTTGTTATGGTGCAAATGTATCTAAAATTACTTCATTAAGATATTTTGCGATTGAAATAATTAGCTGCAGGCAGCACTGTTAAGCGTTGTTGGTATATTGGTGTTTTTAATACCCGCAAAACCTTTTTGTACGTTAGTCATGTTATGTATTCCGCGGCCCTTAAGTATGCTGGCCATAATCACACTTCTATAGCCGCCTGCACAATGAATATAGAAATGCCTGTCAGGTATTTCATTTAATCTTTCATTTACATTATCAAGCGGAATATTCACAGCTTCAAGTATATGCCCGCCGGAAAACTCCCCGGGCTTGCGTGAATCAATTATTGTATGCTCCTCATTGGCTATGGCTGATTCAAATTCTTCCGGCGATATGCTTGCAAGGCTGTCAGTCTCAAAACCTGCATTTTTCCAGGCTGAAATTCCACCTTTAAGATACCCCAATGTATTATCAAACCCAACGCGGGCCAGGCGGGTTATGGCCTCCTGTTCTTTACCTTCAGGGGTTACAAGCAGTAATGGCTGGTTAACATCCATGATAAGTGCACCAACCCATGGGGCAAAATTTCCGTTCAGGCCTATAAATATTGAACCAGGTATGTGTGCTTCACAAAAATCATCTTCATGGCGAACATCAAGAATTATAGCTTCTGTGTCACCTGCTTTTTGTTTAAATTCCTCAGGAGAAAGTGCCCTGCTGCCGCGCTCAATAATTTTATCAAGGCTTTGGTAACCGTTTATGTTCAGCATCACGTTTTGAGGAAAATAGGCCGGGGGAGCGCCGAGGCCGTCAAGAAGTTCTTTGGTGAATTCTTCTTTAGTCATGTCTGCACGCAGGGCATAATTCACTTTTTTCTGGTTACCCAATGTATCAGTCGTTTCTTTGCTCATGTTTTTGCCGCAAGCACTGCCTGCGCCGTGGCTTGGATATACTGTAATATCATCCGGCAACGGCATTATTTTATTACGCAGCGAATCATATAAATGGCCTGCAAGCACTTCCTGTGTCAGTTCTAGGGTAAGTCCCTGCGCGAGGTCAGGCCTTCCTACATCGCCTATAAACAATGTATCGCCGGTTATAATTCCGTGTATATTATTATTTTCATCAATCAGCAGGTAACAGGTGCTTTCCATTGTGTGCCCCGGGGTGTGGATAGCCCTTACAGTATACTTCCCGACTTTGAATTCTTCGCCGTCTGTGGCAATATGCGCGCTGAAACCCGGCTTTGCCGTTGGGCCGTAAACAATTTGCGCACCCGTTTTTTGTGAAAGGTCTAAATGTCCCGAGACAAAATCGGCATGAAAATGAGTTTCAAAAATATATTTAATTTCTGCACCGTCTTTGGCAGCTTTGTCAATATAAGGCTGAACCTCACGTAAAGGATCAAAGATTGCGGCCTCGCCATTGCTTTCAAGGTAATAAGCGGCCTGTGCTATACATCCGGTATATATTTGTTCTATTTTCATAATGTTTTTGTTTTGTGAGTTGGGTTAAAACCCTATAAATTCTTTTGCCAGTATAAAGGCTGCCATTAGCAGTATAAACCAACCAAAACCACGCTTGAGCTGGTTTTCATTGATGTACCTGTGCAGGTAGCTTCCTGCAAATATACCAAAAACTGAGACCACAGAAAAGGACAGGAGAAAAGACCAGTTGATACTAATGTTCTGCAAATCGCCAATAAAGCCTGTAAGTGAATTTAGAGCTATTATCAACAACGAGGTGCCGACAGCTTTTTTCATAGGCAATCCACCAAAGAAAACAAGCATGGGTATAAACATAAAGCCTCCGCCGGAGCCTACGAGCCCCATTATTGCACCAATAAGTATGACTAAAGGCAATACATAAATGTAGCTTAATTTTTTTACAGATGCAGATTCATCACTTTTCTTAAAAATAAGTGATATTGCAGCACCTGTCATTATCAGGGCAAAAAGCACCATGATAAACGGGTCGCGGTACACAGGTTCACTGCCAACATAGGTCAATATTTCGGGAAGGGCAGGAACAATGTATCTTCGTGTAAGATATACTGCAATAAATGATGGCAAAGCAATCATCAGGCCTGTTTTTACAGCTAAATTGTCTTTATAATAATTCTGCGCAGCGCCAAAAGCAGATGTTGTTCCTACAATAAATAGTGAGTAGGCGGTTGCAATAACAGGTGATACACCCAATGCGTAAACAAGCAGGGGCACGGTAAGTATAGAGCCGCCGCCGCCCATGAGCCCGAGAATTAGTCCGATTATAAATGCGCCTATATAGCCTAAAACTGCTTCCAAATCTGATAGTTTTGCCACTAAGATAATATATTTAGCAACAGAGAATTTTGCAAGAAAAAACGTTTTAGTTACACCACAATTTATAAGACTGACTATTAGATGATTACATAGATGTTGATTTATTAAAATTATCACATATGCAATTCGGTATGCCTTTTGATGTTCTTATTTTGCCGTATAGGTTATTTTAACTTGAAATTTCTAAGAAATTATTAATGAAAAGGTTTCAGCATTTAACGGCAACAACATATATTTGTACGCTTTTTTTAAATGAGCGCTTAATATTAAATAACAGGTTGTAAATTAAATAGCAATGGCAACAGCGACAAAGCCCCGCCTGGGCATGTATGAAAACGTAAAAAACCAGTTTGAGAAAGCTGCTTACGTTATGGGCCTTGATGAAAGCGTTAAAAAATTCTTTCAATTACTAATAATGAAATTGTTGTACACTTCCCGGTGAAGATGGACAATGGCCAGGTAGAAGTGTTTACCGGCTACCGCGTACAGCATAATAACGCGCTTGGCCCGTACAAAGGCGGCCTGCGCTACCACCCAACTGTAGACATTGATGCTGCACGCGCACTGGCTACCTGGATGACATGGAAAACATCGCTTGCAGGGCTGCCTTATGGCGGTGGTAAAGGCGGTATACAAATTGACCCTAAAAAAATACTCGCAGGGTGAGCTGGAGCGTATAACACGCCGCTTCACTTTTGCTCTTGGAGACAACATCGGCCCTGAGCATGATATCCCTGCCCCGGACGTGAATACAAATGCACAGATGATGGCATGGATTGCCGATACGTATATGTCGACAAAATCTCCGTCTGAACGTTCTAAAAACCAGCATGTTGTTACCGGTAAGCCGGTAGGCAGCGGCGGGCTTGAAGGGCGTGACCGTGCCACGGGCTTTGGCGTTGTGGTTACACTTGAGGCATGGGCTAAACTTCGCGGCACAAGCCTTGAAGGCAAACGCTATATAGTGCAGGGCTTTGGTAACGTAGGCTATTGGGCGGCACACTTTATGAACAAGAATGGCGCTATACTGGTAGGCGTACAAGATGCTACTGGAACTATCTATAACCCTGAAGGTATAGACCCTGAAGCATTGCTTCGTTTCCAGGCTGATAATGCTACTATCACAGGTTTCAAAAACTCTCAGGACTATGCTTCTGAAGAGTTCTTCGGGATTGACTGTGATATCGTGATACCTGCTGCACTTGGCAACCAGATTACTGAGGAAAATGCTGCTACCATAAAAGCACAGGTTATAGCTGAAGGCGCCAATGGCCCTACCGATACTGAAGGTGAAACAATACTGCTTAAGAACGGCATTGATATAATCCCTGATATTCTTTGTAACTCTGGCGGTGTTATTGGCAGCTACTTCGAATGGCTTCAGAACCGTAACGGTGAGATATGGAACATGGATGATGTGATTATCAAGCTTCGTAAAAAGCTTGAAGAAGCTTTCAGCAAAGTTATAAGCGCTTCGGTACAGTACAAGACTGACTGGAGGACTGCCGCTTACATTGTAGCCCTTACACGCATAGAACTGGCTTACAAACAAAGGGGTATTTTCCTTAATGGATATATAAGTTATTTTTAAAGGCGCTCATTACGAGCGCCTTTTTTATTATATTTGAGTAACCATCAAATCAGCCACTTATGAAAAATGTACTCTATACCTTTTTGATGTTTACAGGGGTTTGTGGATTTGCGCAAGATATAAGCCCAAATTTATCAACTGCGCTGAAAGAAAATTCTTTTTCTGTACAAGTATCATTACCTTCGGCGAACCTGTCCTATTATTCAACAAATTACTTTAAGATTTTCGGGCGTGAGCAATATACGTTTGATACCATGGCTTTTAAAAGCCGTGAAATATATGTAAGCTCAGATGACCGATTTTATAGCAACGGCACTCAGAATATTCCCAATGCATTGCCCGACCCAATCTGGAACTATTACGATAACCAATGCAATCGCGGTGATGCAGCTGTTGGCGCAGCCATGGCAGGTATTGGTACATTTGTGCTCATCCGTAATTTGGTAGACGGCACTAAAGATTATTCACCCAAAATTGACCGTGCAGCTTTTGAAGCAGCGGGGAGGGGAGAGTGATAAAGATTGTGAGTTACATAATTTTTTCACAGAGGTTAACAAAGAACACACAGAGCGACACAGAGGTTTAGATTTACACTGAAGTTCCATTTCGGATGCAGCGTAGCGGAACTGAGAAATTTCTATTTAAAATTTAAGAGTTGAGATTCTCGACTCCGCAAGCTTCGCTCGAAATGGAAACCCAACAAAAAAAGGAGCCCGAAAGCTTCTTTGTTTTATCCTCCCATATATTCGCCGCCGTCATCCTGCTGCTGGCGGTTTTGCTGCTGTTCTTTCTGCCTGTCGGCTTTTGTCATGTTAAAGCGGTAGGTGAATGAAAGTGTTATCTGGCGCTCTCTCCATTGCATTTCGCCATATGATTGTACATTGTATGGTATATAGGTTTCGATCTTCATTTTCCTGGAGTTGAAGATATCCTGCACGTTCAAAGCTATGGTAGCCTTATCTTTCAGGAAGTCTTTACTTAGCGCTGTATTAGCGCTCGCTACGCCGCGGCGGCTTCCCTGTGCGGTTTTTTGTGTGCCTTCATAATTTCCGTTCAACTGCCAGTCTATTTTCCACGGAAGGTTAATTTTACTGTTTATACGCGTAGTCCAGGCGTATGCCGTGAAGTCAAAGTTTTGGTAATCGTTAACTATTTCATTGTTCTCATTAATGTAAGTAAATGTATAGTCACCATCGGTCTGGTTACGGAAGAAGTTGAAGTTGCTGTTTATCCTCCACCACCTGAACGGGTTGTAGTTTATATTGAACTCAAGCCCAAAGCGATATTCTTTAGCAAGGTTTATCGGGGTGGTAGTAGTTACCGGTGTGCGCACGTCCAGCTCATCAACTGGGGTAATTTCCCCGTATCCGGGTCAACAATATCTTCACCTCCTACTATCTGTGTTACAAATTCACCGTTTTGGCGCCTTATAAACTGGTAGCTGTCAGTAGTTATATTTAAGTAAGCAGATGTATTCAGCGTAACTTTACCCCAGCGCTTTAAGTATCCTAAGTCAAAAGCGTTAGTCATACTTGGGTCAAGGTCCGGGTTACCGCGGAAAACGTTTATGTTACTTTCAAGCCCTGAGAAGGGATTCAGGAACCTTCCGCGCGGCCTGTTTATGCGGCGGCTATAGCTGAGGCTCACGTTGCTGCTCTCGCTAAATTCATAATTTAAAAATGCGCTAGGGAAGAAGTTATTATAACGTTTATTGTTGTACTCATTCCTGTCAATTAAATTCACATCAATATTTGAATCTTCCCAACGCAGGCCAAACATATACGAAAACTTATTGATCTTAGAGCCATATTGGGCATATAGCGCATTTACATTTTCTTTATATTGTAGAAAGTTGGTAAAGTTAAGGTTGTCTTCCCAAACCCCGGTTGTAGGGTTAAGCCTTTCAGCCTGTGCATCAGTTTCAAGTGTGGTAAAACTTCCGCGATAACCGGCTTCAAAGCGGGTGTTCTCTCCAATAGGCAATACATAGTCGGCCTGCAGCAATTGCCTGTCCTGCTTTTCATCATTCACTGTATGCTCAAAAGTGTCAGCAGATCCTGCACCGGCAAGCGTTGTGTTGTTTATAACTGCATTTTCATCATCAATGCTTTTTGACACCGAGGCATCAACTCTAAGTTCATGGCCGTTGTCATTAAATTTCTTGGTAAGGCTTGACGAGAAATTTACGTTAACATCACGATCGTCCTGGTTATTATATCTGTATATCCTGTTTATAAAACTTCCATCGGCATTAAAATTATCGAAGTAAGTATCAACTTTATTACCCCCTGTG
The nucleotide sequence above comes from Flavobacterium sp. J372. Encoded proteins:
- a CDS encoding DUF4369 domain-containing protein, whose amino-acid sequence is MKKYILFFAVAGMIVSCNKLAENEFEITGKIDKSLDGKNVILEKQGGMMGFVPVDTAKVENGKFTFKGTVTDPSTRFKC
- a CDS encoding rhodanese-like domain-containing protein → MKIEQIYTGCIAQAAYYLESNGEAAIFDPLREVQPYIDKAAKDGAEIKYIFETHFHADFVSGHLDLSQKTGAQIVYGPTAKPGFSAHIATDGEEFKVGKYTVRAIHTPGHTMESTCYLLIDENNNIHGIITGDTLFIGDVGRPDLAQGLTLELTQEVLAGHLYDSLRNKIMPLPDDITVYPSHGAGSACGKNMSKETTDTLGNQKKVNYALRADMTKEEFTKELLDGLGAPPAYFPQNVMLNINGYQSLDKIIERGSRALSPEEFKQKAGDTEAIILDVRHEDDFCEAHIPGSIFIGLNGNFAPWVGALIMDVNQPLLLVTPEGKEQEAITRLARVGFDNTLGYLKGGISAWKNAGFETDSLASISPEEFESAIANEEHTIIDSRKPGEFSGGHILEAVNIPLDNVNERLNEIPDRHFYIHCAGGYRSVIMASILKGRGIHNMTNVQKGFAGIKNTNIPTTLNSAACS
- a CDS encoding sulfite exporter TauE/SafE family protein — protein: MEAVLGYIGAFIIGLILGLMGGGGSILTVPLLVYALGVSPVIATAYSLFIVGTTSAFGAAQNYYKDNLAVKTGLMIALPSFIAVYLTRRYIVPALPEILTYVGSEPVYRDPFIMVLFALIMTGAAISLIFKKSDESASVKKLSYIYVLPLVILIGAIMGLVGSGGGFMFIPMLVFFGGLPMKKAVGTSLLIIALNSLTGFIGDLQNISINWSFLLSFSVVSVFGIFAGSYLHRYINENQLKRGFGWFILLMAAFILAKEFIGF
- a CDS encoding outer membrane beta-barrel protein, yielding MRTPVTTTTPINLAKEYRFGLEFNINYNPFRWWRINSNFNFFRNQTDGDYTFTYINENNEIVNDYQNFDFTAYAWTTRINSKINLPWKIDWQLNGNYEGTQKTAQGSRRGVASANTALSKDFLKDKATIALNVQDIFNSRKMKIETYIPYNVQSYGEMQWRERQITLSFTYRFNMTKADRQKEQQQNRQQQDDGGEYMGG
- a CDS encoding TonB-dependent receptor domain-containing protein translates to MMVKGGTVSDVLDNVPSLSVDSEGNVALRGNQGVTILIDGRPSTLAGSNVAEVLRLLPADSVDKVEVITNPSARYDAEGGGGIVNIILKKGKADGFNGSITANTGTPDNHGFAANLNLRSTNFNFFSNLGYNYRLNPGNSFTNSRYLNEDTNETESFTNETRDNERLRKGYNASFGLEWFLDKTITWTNSVNFRRNTGGNKVDTYFDNFNADGSFINRIYRYNNQDDRDVNVNFSSSLTKKFNDNGHELRVDASVSKSIDDENAVINNTTLAGAGSADTFEHTVNDEKQDRQLLQADYVLPIGENTRFEAGYRGSFTTLETDAQAERLNPTTGVWEDNLNFTNFLQYKENVNALYAQYGSKINKFSYMFGLRWEDSNIDVNLIDRNEYNNKRYNNFFPSAFLNYEFSESSNVSLSYSRRINRPRGRFLNPFSGLESNINVFRGNPDLDPSMTNAFDLGYLKRWGKVTLNTSAYLNITTDSYQFIRRQNGEFVTQIVGGEDIVDPDTGKLPQLMSWTCAHR